A single window of Limnothrix sp. FACHB-406 DNA harbors:
- the cimA gene encoding citramalate synthase, producing MVFSAPAPDAAPSNGPAQPSSHQASPQLWLYDTTLRDGAQSEGLSFSIEDKLRIARKLDRLRIPFIEGGWPGANPKDVQFFWQLQEEPLEFSEVVAFCSTRRPGMNAEEDPLLKPILAAGTRWVAIFGKSWDLHVTEGLKTTLDENIAMIRDSIAFLISQGRQVIYDAEHWFDGYLANPDYAIATLKAAHEAGAAWLALCDTNGGTLPHEVARIVAEVREWLPAAQLGIHTHNDSGTAVANAIAAVQGGARMVQGTINGYGERCGNANLCTLIPNLQLKLGLNCIPAAQLAELTATSRFVSEVANLAPDDRAPYVGLSAFAHKGGIHVSAVERNPQTYEHVSPDRVGNQRRIVISDQSGLSNVLAKARSFGLDLDKQDPACRQILQTLKTLENQGYQFEAAEASFDLLMRTALGQRSSFFVLKDCRVHYDFGEPSDRESLATVKVTVGDRTLLEVAEGNGPVAAMDAALRRALVQFYPVVAQFHLTDYKVRILDGGAGTSAKTRVLVESSDGHQRWTTVGVSGNILEASYQAVVEAIEYGLILHGIQTLQPLPLPLEV from the coding sequence ATGGTTTTCTCCGCCCCCGCGCCGGATGCTGCACCCAGCAACGGCCCCGCCCAGCCCAGTTCTCACCAGGCAAGTCCTCAACTGTGGCTCTATGACACCACGTTGCGGGATGGGGCCCAGTCGGAAGGTCTCTCATTTTCCATTGAGGACAAGCTACGGATTGCCCGCAAGCTCGATCGCCTGCGAATTCCTTTCATTGAAGGGGGTTGGCCCGGGGCCAATCCCAAGGATGTGCAGTTTTTTTGGCAACTTCAGGAAGAACCGCTGGAATTTTCCGAGGTGGTGGCCTTTTGCTCAACCCGCCGACCGGGCATGAACGCCGAGGAAGATCCGCTCCTGAAGCCGATTTTGGCCGCTGGGACACGTTGGGTAGCCATTTTTGGGAAATCTTGGGACTTGCATGTGACCGAGGGCCTCAAAACCACCCTCGATGAAAACATCGCCATGATCCGCGACTCGATCGCCTTCCTAATCAGCCAAGGGCGACAGGTGATCTACGACGCGGAACATTGGTTTGACGGCTATTTGGCAAATCCCGACTACGCGATCGCCACCCTCAAGGCAGCCCACGAGGCCGGGGCCGCTTGGTTGGCCCTCTGTGACACCAATGGCGGCACACTGCCCCACGAGGTGGCTCGGATTGTGGCTGAGGTGCGGGAATGGCTGCCCGCGGCCCAATTGGGAATCCACACCCACAACGATTCCGGGACGGCGGTGGCCAACGCGATCGCCGCTGTCCAAGGGGGCGCAAGGATGGTGCAAGGCACGATCAATGGCTATGGCGAGCGCTGTGGCAATGCCAACCTCTGCACCCTGATTCCTAATTTGCAGTTGAAACTGGGGCTGAACTGCATTCCCGCCGCCCAGTTGGCGGAGTTGACGGCCACCAGTCGCTTTGTCAGTGAAGTGGCGAACTTGGCTCCGGACGATCGCGCGCCCTATGTGGGTTTGTCCGCCTTTGCCCACAAGGGCGGAATCCATGTCAGCGCCGTGGAACGCAATCCCCAAACCTATGAACATGTCTCGCCCGATCGGGTGGGAAACCAACGCCGAATCGTCATTTCCGATCAATCGGGTTTGAGCAACGTGTTGGCCAAGGCCCGCTCCTTTGGCTTAGATCTCGACAAACAAGACCCCGCCTGTCGGCAGATTTTACAAACCCTCAAAACCCTGGAAAATCAGGGCTATCAGTTCGAGGCCGCCGAAGCCAGTTTTGACCTGCTGATGCGAACGGCCCTCGGTCAGCGATCGAGCTTTTTTGTCCTGAAAGATTGCCGCGTTCACTACGACTTTGGTGAACCGAGCGATCGGGAATCCTTGGCCACCGTCAAGGTCACCGTGGGCGATCGCACCCTGTTGGAAGTGGCGGAAGGTAACGGCCCCGTGGCGGCCATGGATGCGGCCCTGCGGCGAGCGCTGGTGCAGTTTTATCCAGTGGTGGCTCAGTTCCACCTCACCGATTACAAGGTGCGAATTTTGGATGGCGGCGCGGGCACATCCGCCAAAACCAGAGTCCTGGTGGAATCCAGCGACGGCCACCAGCGTTGGACAACCGTAGGAGTCTCCGGCAACATTTTGGAAGCTTCCTATCAAGCCGTTGTGGAAGCGATCGAATATGGCCTGATTCTTCACGGTATTCAGACTTTGCAACCACTGCCCCTACCTTTGGAGGTCTAA
- the cofG gene encoding 7,8-didemethyl-8-hydroxy-5-deazariboflavin synthase subunit CofG has product MADRTEADCRTRQPLGSLVTYSAAYTLVPTYECFNRCQYCNFRVEPGADRWLGLAEATVKLRSLTNPLRDCYKPQSGQFPIAPTSPPSSGPIEILILSGEVHPRSPRRSAWIRRIESLCRLALLEGFLPHANVGPLNREEMAYLKAVNVSMGLMIEQVSPALAQTVHRHAPSKDPSRRLAQLAQAGELQIPFTTGLLIGIGETEADRLDSLRAIGQIHRQYGHIQEVIVQPHSPGRDQVWEGEACSAALLLETVAIARELLPPEIAIQVPPNLLKTAELLQRAIELGASDLGGICPIDEVNPTYEHPSLAQLTDWVAAAGGQLRPRLPIYPAFDDWLSDPMRSLVQSWRDFLGSSPDSRDFPERFDPKPGPTMQKLISRP; this is encoded by the coding sequence ATGGCCGATCGCACAGAGGCGGATTGCCGTACCCGTCAGCCTTTGGGGTCTCTGGTAACCTACAGCGCTGCCTACACGCTGGTTCCCACCTATGAATGTTTCAACCGCTGTCAGTACTGTAATTTTCGGGTGGAGCCGGGGGCCGATCGCTGGCTGGGCCTGGCAGAAGCAACAGTTAAGCTTCGATCACTCACCAATCCATTGCGGGATTGTTACAAACCACAATCGGGGCAATTCCCGATCGCCCCGACCAGCCCCCCCAGCTCCGGGCCGATTGAGATTCTGATTCTGAGTGGGGAGGTGCATCCCCGCAGTCCCCGACGATCGGCCTGGATTCGGCGCATTGAGTCCCTCTGTCGGTTGGCACTGCTGGAAGGGTTTTTGCCCCATGCCAATGTGGGGCCGCTCAATCGCGAAGAGATGGCTTATCTGAAAGCGGTGAATGTTTCGATGGGCTTAATGATTGAGCAGGTGAGTCCTGCCCTAGCCCAAACCGTCCATCGCCACGCCCCCAGCAAGGATCCATCCCGACGGTTGGCGCAACTGGCCCAAGCGGGAGAGTTACAGATTCCCTTCACCACGGGTCTATTAATTGGGATTGGCGAAACCGAGGCCGATCGCCTGGACAGCTTGCGAGCGATCGGGCAGATTCATCGCCAGTACGGCCACATTCAAGAAGTGATCGTGCAACCCCACAGCCCCGGTCGGGATCAAGTCTGGGAAGGGGAAGCCTGTTCGGCGGCCCTGTTGCTGGAAACGGTGGCGATCGCCCGGGAACTGTTGCCACCGGAAATTGCGATTCAAGTGCCGCCCAATCTATTGAAAACAGCGGAATTGCTGCAACGGGCGATCGAACTGGGGGCAAGCGACCTGGGGGGAATTTGCCCGATCGATGAGGTGAACCCCACCTATGAACACCCGAGCCTGGCCCAACTCACCGATTGGGTGGCCGCAGCGGGCGGGCAACTGCGCCCCCGGTTACCGATTTACCCCGCCTTTGACGACTGGTTAAGCGATCCAATGCGATCGCTCGTGCAAAGCTGGCGCGATTTCCTCGGTTCCTCTCCAGATTCGCGAGATTTCCCCGAGCGATTTGACCCGAAACCAGGGCCTACAATGCAGAAGTTAATCAGCCGGCCCTAA
- a CDS encoding GNAT family N-acetyltransferase: protein MCALEIRPVNTPADLEQFLDVPDRVYHQDPYWVAPLRSSIARQLSPENSFRTYGQLQAFVALNPEPVGRIVATVNQRLVEKEGEAIGLFGYFETINDFSVAQGLFTAAETWLKAQGMTKVRGPIDLSTHNNCLMLIDGFDSPPMVMMPYNPSYYPELVEQGGFSKAKDAYAYEYPLDRPLPTEFEKAYKIATKSGVSFRSIETKGEAFERDARILYRLFTEAFSGNWSSTPRTEEEFLEEARSLQQLVDPDVVLIAEVDGKAVGFFMGLPDYNIPLKEVKGKLNWWGTLKFLWYRRQIDRGRVVAICSLPEYQRKLVPLALIYLGLRACQQKGKPYRTSELGWVYEDNSRSRRLIEAAGGKIYKTYRIYEKFLSLA, encoded by the coding sequence ATGTGTGCTTTGGAAATTCGTCCCGTCAATACGCCGGCTGATTTGGAACAGTTTTTAGATGTGCCCGATCGGGTCTATCACCAGGATCCCTATTGGGTTGCCCCCCTACGCAGCAGCATCGCTCGGCAATTGTCACCGGAGAATTCATTCCGCACCTATGGCCAATTACAAGCTTTTGTGGCCTTGAATCCTGAACCGGTGGGGCGGATTGTGGCCACGGTGAATCAACGATTGGTGGAAAAGGAAGGGGAAGCGATCGGGCTGTTTGGCTATTTTGAAACCATCAATGATTTCAGTGTGGCCCAAGGGTTGTTTACGGCTGCTGAAACTTGGTTAAAAGCACAGGGCATGACCAAAGTTCGCGGCCCCATTGATCTGTCTACCCACAATAATTGCTTGATGCTGATTGATGGGTTTGATTCCCCACCCATGGTGATGATGCCCTACAACCCTTCTTACTATCCTGAATTGGTGGAGCAAGGAGGATTCAGCAAAGCAAAAGATGCCTATGCCTATGAATATCCGCTCGATCGCCCCTTACCCACTGAATTTGAAAAAGCCTATAAAATTGCCACCAAATCCGGCGTGAGCTTCCGCTCTATTGAAACCAAGGGTGAAGCCTTTGAGCGAGATGCCAGGATTTTATATCGTCTATTCACCGAAGCTTTTTCAGGAAATTGGAGTTCCACCCCACGCACCGAAGAAGAGTTTTTGGAAGAAGCGCGATCGCTCCAACAATTGGTTGATCCCGATGTGGTTTTGATTGCAGAAGTGGACGGCAAGGCGGTGGGATTTTTTATGGGCTTGCCAGACTACAACATCCCGCTCAAGGAAGTGAAAGGCAAGCTGAATTGGTGGGGAACGTTGAAGTTTCTTTGGTATCGGCGGCAAATCGATCGGGGACGGGTGGTTGCCATTTGTTCTTTGCCGGAATATCAACGCAAATTGGTTCCCTTGGCCTTGATTTATTTGGGGTTGCGAGCTTGTCAGCAAAAGGGCAAACCCTACCGCACCTCTGAGTTAGGTTGGGTTTACGAGGACAATTCCCGATCGCGCCGTTTGATCGAAGCGGCCGGCGGTAAAATCTACAAAACCTATCGCATTTATGAAAAGTTCCTATCTCTAGCCTAG